TATTTCTATAGTATCGGCACAGGTTCAACCAACTACATCTGAAAAAATAGAGGAATCATTGATTGCCAAACAGGCTATGGATGCCAATTCACTAGTCAAAAATATTCCATTAAAAAATGTAGGTCCGTCTGTAATGAGTGGTCGTGTAGTAGATTTAGCGGTCAACGACAACAACCCAACAGAATATTACGTAGCATACGCTTCTGGCGGATTGTGGTACACCAACAATAACGGTAACACCTTTACTCCGGTAATGGATGAAACCCAAACCCAAAACCTTGGTGACATAGCAGTTCATTGGCAAAGCGGAACCATTTGGGCAGGTACGGGAGAAAATAACTCATCGCGCTCCTCATACGCCGGTATCGGAATTTTAAAGTCTACCGATAAGGGTAAAACCTGGCAACATATGGGCTTATCAGATTCGCACCATATTGGGCGCATTGTGGTAAATCCTGATAATGCAAATGAAGTAACCGTAGGCGTAACTGGTCATTTATATTCTCCTAACAAAGAACGCGGCATTTACAAAACCACAGATGGTGGTAAAACTTGGAAAAAAACTTTGTTCATTGATGACAATACAGGCATCATCGATGTTGCGGTTTCCCCTAATAATTATCAGATGCAATACGCGGCAGCATGGCAAAAAGATAGAAAAGCATGGAATTTTAGCGGTAGCGGAGAAGGTTCTGGCATATATAAAAGTACAGATGCCGGCACCACTTGGACAAAAATTTCAACACCCTCAAGTGGCTTTCCTACAGGAGAAGGAGTTGGTAGAATTGGCTTGGCCGTTTTTGATGACAACATTCTTTATGCCGTTCATGACAATCAATTTAGAAGAGAAAAATCCAAAGAAAAAAAAGAGAAACAGTCGGGCTTAACAAAAGATGATTTTAAATCGCTCTCCAAAGAACAGTTCTTGAAGCTGAACGACAAAGAGCTGAACGAATTTCTAAAAACCAATAATTTTCACGAAAAATATAGAGCTGCCAATGTCAAGCAAATGGTTCGTAGTAATGCCGTACAACCGGCAGATTTGGCGTTATATTTAGAAGATGCCAACAGTATGTTGTTCGATACGCCGGTTATTGGTGCAGAAGTCTACCGAAGTAATGATGGCGGTAAAACTTGGTCAAAACAAAACGAAGACTATATAGACGACCTTTTTTATAGCTACGGGTATTATTTTGCCCAGGTTACTGTTGATCCTAATAATGTTGATGCCATTTACTTAGCCGGTGTACCCATTATAGCTTCTAAAGATGGCGGCAAAACATATACGTCAATAAATGGTGATAACGTTCATGCAGATCACCATGCATTATGGATCAATCCAAAATTACCCGGTCATCTCATTAACGGGAATGATGGCGGAGTTAACACGAGCTACGATGACGGTAAAAATTGGTTTAAGAACAACTCTCCCACAGTTGGTCAATTTTATGCCATTGCCGTAGATAATGAAAAACCATATAACATATATGGTGGATTACAAGATAACGGAGTTTGGATGGGACCACACAATGCCGAGGAAAACAGCGAATGGCAGCAAACAGGGCAATACCCTTGGAAATCTATTTTAGGCGGAGATGGTATGCAGGTAGAGATTGACGATCGCAACGCTAATATCGTTTACACGGGATATCAATTCGGAAATTATTTTAGAATCGATTTAGAAAAAGACCAAAGAAATTATATTCAACCAAAACATGAGCTAGGGGAGGCTCCTTACCGTTTCAACTGGCAAACTCCTATTTTACTTTCTCCCCATAACCAAGATATTTTATATATAGGCAGTAATAAAATGCATCGTTCCTTAAATAAAGGAGACACATGGGAAACTATCTCAGCTGACCTGACCCAAGGAGGAAAACAAGGTAATGTAGCCTATGGTACCTTGACCACAATTTCTGAATCTACCTATAAATTCGGATTGTTATATACCGGTAGTGATGATGGTTTAATTCAACGAACTGATAACGGTGGTGGTAGTTGGATAACCGTATCTAATAACCTACCTCAAAATTTATGGGTAAGCAGGGTCATTGCTTCAAAACATAACGAAAATAGAGTATATGCTACATTAAACGGATACCGTTCAGACGACTTTACTCCCTATGTTTTTGTAAGTGATGACAAAGGGTCTACTTGGAAAAACATTTCTAATAACATACCTACATCTGCCGTGAATGTTATAGTAGAAGACCCGGAAAATGAAAACCTTTTATTTGTTGGTACGGATAATGGCTTATACGTTTCATTGGATAGGGGAACAACATGGCAGTCTTTACAAAATGGAATGCCCTATGTTGCCATTCATGATTTAGTCATACAACAAGATGCTAAACATTTAGTGGTGGGTACGCATGGTAGAAGTATTTATACCGCAAATATAGCCGCGCTTCAAAATTTGAATTCAGAAGTTCAGAACAAAGCACTGCACGTATATGCGCTAGAAAATATTAAACATTCTTCACGTTGGGGTAATTCTTGGAGCTCTTGGTCAAAACCTAGAACACCAGGATTAGACATCACCTTCTACTCTGATAGTGATGATGTGTATGAAGCCAAAATAATATCTTCAGATGATATCGTAGTGAGTGAAACTGAAATTATTGCAGACAAAGGTTTAAATGTTTTATCCTATGATGTTGCTTTCTCTAAAATTGGCAAGATGAATTACCTTAAAAAACACAAAACTGTTTTAAACCAAGCTGATAATGGGAGCACCTATCTACCTAAAGGAACCTATACCATAGAAATCAAAGGAAACGGAATTGTTGAAAAAGCAACTTTTGATATAGAATAGCACAATGAAAATAGTAGATTGGAACGAGCTACCGGAACTAGGTGTCAGTCATGACCCAAGTATTAAGAAAAAGACATTGATAAATCGTGGTGAAATACCACAATTAATGATGTACGGTACCGCTGTTTTTAAACCTGGTCAAAAAGTTGAGCTTCATAAACATGATACGATGTTTGAAGTTTTTCATATACAGACCGGTAAAGCCGTATTTACTATTTCAGGAAAGGATTATGAGGTTGGTCCTGGAAAATGCATTACTATAGCCCCTGGTGAAATACATGCCCAACACAACCCATTTGACCAAAATGTAACTTGGACCTATTTTGGGATAGCTACGGATTAATAATTATTATTTATGGAACTCACTTTAGGCATACCAGCGCTCCTTTTCCCTGCCATTTCATTGACAATGTTGGCATACAATGCAAGATACTTGGCTATTGCCGCATTAATACGCCAATTACATCAAAAATATCAAGAAACTGCATCGCAATCCGTTGGCCTACAAGTTCAAAAATTACGTAAACGACTCACCATTATAAAAAACATGCAAGCCACTGCTATCTTCAGCTTTTTATTGGCAGTAATTACAATGACCCTTATTTATGTAGAACTTACATTTTGGGCAAATTTGATATTTAGCATTAGTTTATTTGCGCTAATGGTGTCTTTGGTTTTATCCTTGATCGAGGTGCAGCTATCGACAAAAGCACTAGAAATTCAGCTAAAGGATATGGAGAACTAATCGAGCTACTTGTTTAAAGAACCCCAAACTAATTACCTTACCGTTCGTCGATGTTTTTATAAGCTATTTAACTAATATCCAGTATATTTGCCGTCCGATAATTAATTGGCATGAAAAAAGTTCGAGATCTCGAATTAATTAATCAAATACGGGAAATAAGGGAGTTTGAATTTGGCGTATTCTATTTCTTTAAAGGCGGTATTGTTATTTCTGAAATGCACGAAGGCGTTCTCTTCAGATGGAATAATGCAAAAAAAGCCGTTTATGCCGCTCAAGAAATTTACGACGATCATATTCCATTCATTTATATTGCCAATAGAATCAATAGATATCATGTAG
The sequence above is a segment of the Maribacter dokdonensis DSW-8 genome. Coding sequences within it:
- a CDS encoding WD40/YVTN/BNR-like repeat-containing protein; the encoded protein is MKQLYFLLLTGISIVSAQVQPTTSEKIEESLIAKQAMDANSLVKNIPLKNVGPSVMSGRVVDLAVNDNNPTEYYVAYASGGLWYTNNNGNTFTPVMDETQTQNLGDIAVHWQSGTIWAGTGENNSSRSSYAGIGILKSTDKGKTWQHMGLSDSHHIGRIVVNPDNANEVTVGVTGHLYSPNKERGIYKTTDGGKTWKKTLFIDDNTGIIDVAVSPNNYQMQYAAAWQKDRKAWNFSGSGEGSGIYKSTDAGTTWTKISTPSSGFPTGEGVGRIGLAVFDDNILYAVHDNQFRREKSKEKKEKQSGLTKDDFKSLSKEQFLKLNDKELNEFLKTNNFHEKYRAANVKQMVRSNAVQPADLALYLEDANSMLFDTPVIGAEVYRSNDGGKTWSKQNEDYIDDLFYSYGYYFAQVTVDPNNVDAIYLAGVPIIASKDGGKTYTSINGDNVHADHHALWINPKLPGHLINGNDGGVNTSYDDGKNWFKNNSPTVGQFYAIAVDNEKPYNIYGGLQDNGVWMGPHNAEENSEWQQTGQYPWKSILGGDGMQVEIDDRNANIVYTGYQFGNYFRIDLEKDQRNYIQPKHELGEAPYRFNWQTPILLSPHNQDILYIGSNKMHRSLNKGDTWETISADLTQGGKQGNVAYGTLTTISESTYKFGLLYTGSDDGLIQRTDNGGGSWITVSNNLPQNLWVSRVIASKHNENRVYATLNGYRSDDFTPYVFVSDDKGSTWKNISNNIPTSAVNVIVEDPENENLLFVGTDNGLYVSLDRGTTWQSLQNGMPYVAIHDLVIQQDAKHLVVGTHGRSIYTANIAALQNLNSEVQNKALHVYALENIKHSSRWGNSWSSWSKPRTPGLDITFYSDSDDVYEAKIISSDDIVVSETEIIADKGLNVLSYDVAFSKIGKMNYLKKHKTVLNQADNGSTYLPKGTYTIEIKGNGIVEKATFDIE
- a CDS encoding cupin domain-containing protein — translated: MKIVDWNELPELGVSHDPSIKKKTLINRGEIPQLMMYGTAVFKPGQKVELHKHDTMFEVFHIQTGKAVFTISGKDYEVGPGKCITIAPGEIHAQHNPFDQNVTWTYFGIATD
- a CDS encoding DUF2721 domain-containing protein yields the protein MELTLGIPALLFPAISLTMLAYNARYLAIAALIRQLHQKYQETASQSVGLQVQKLRKRLTIIKNMQATAIFSFLLAVITMTLIYVELTFWANLIFSISLFALMVSLVLSLIEVQLSTKALEIQLKDMEN